One Siniperca chuatsi isolate FFG_IHB_CAS linkage group LG3, ASM2008510v1, whole genome shotgun sequence genomic region harbors:
- the hgsnat gene encoding heparan-alpha-glucosaminide N-acetyltransferase isoform X2 — MDEAFLTVNNELDHEVVVSWMSERCYHCLYQQLGVVPAGPSAGQPSSVDFVVSTQHEITLQLNSTSVNLELCTVPFHFGEHGNYSLWVKNLSDSSVVNCSIVTDADPVNSYIPILVAFLIFAGLALVSAIGKTILGLDVVKSILFRIGGSMETERLINSELGSPGRTVATVTDNILPPAPSPSKRLRSLDTFRGVALVIMVFVNYGGGRYWFFRHESWNGLTVADLVFPWFVFIMGTSIALSINSLLRAGSTRCSLLRKVVWRSLQLFIIGVFIINPNYCQGPLSWDNLRIPGVLQRLAWSYLAVACLDLLVARGHLDILTTDAWWSPGLDILLYWPAWLCVLLLEIIWLCLTFLLPVPDCPTGYLGPGGIGDMGLYANCTGGAAAFIDRWLLGVNHIYQTPSSRGIYATHMPYDPEGVLGSINSILMAFLGLQAGKIILHYRDLHTSIMSRFLIWGLLLGVISAVLTKCSTDQGFIPVNKNLWSLSYVTTLACFAYVLLVLMYYTVDVKKWWSGAPFYYPGMNSILVYVGHEVFEEYFPFRWRMANSQSHTEHLTQNLVATSCWIFISYVLYRKKIFLTI, encoded by the exons ATGGATGAGGCATTTCTGACAGTCAACAATGAGCTGGACCACGAGGTGGTGGTGTCCTGGATGTCAGAGCGCTGCTACCAT TGTTTGTACCAGCAGCTAGGGGTGGTACCTGCAGGTCCCAGTGCTGGCCAGCCCAGTTCAGTAGACTTTGTTGTGAGCACACAGCATGAAATTACACTACAGCTCAACAGCACTTCTGTCAACCTGGAGCTCTGCAC agTTCCTTTCCATTTTGGGGAGCACGGCAACTACTCTCTGTGGGTGAAAAATCTGAGTGACTCCTCAGTAGTCAACTGCTCCATAGTGACTGATGCAGACCCCGTCAACAGCTACATAC CGATCTTGGTAGCTTTTCTTATCTTTGCTGGACTGGCCTTGGTGTCTGCCATTGGAAAAACAATATTAGG GCTCGATGTAGTGAAGAGTATCCTCTTCCGAATTGGCGGCTccatggagacagagaggctcATTAActct GAACTGGGCTCCCCTGGAAGGACAGTGGCAACAGTTACTGACAACATCCTTCCTCCAGCACCCAGCCCCAGCAAGAGGCTGCGGTCTCTGGACACATTCAGAGG TGTTGCTTTAGTCATTATGGTGTTTGTGAACTATGGAGGGGGACGATACTGGTTCTTTAGACACGAAAGCTGGAATG GCCTTACTGTTGCAGATCTAGTCTTCCCTTG GTTTGTGTTTATAATGGGGACATCCATCGCCCTGTCTATCAACTCCCTGCTCCGTGCAGGCTCAACTCGCTGCTCACTGCTGAGGAAAGTTGTGTGGAGgagcctgcagctcttcatcatCGGGGTCTTCATCATCAACCCAAACTACTGCCAGGGACCAT TATCTTGGGACAACCTGCGGATCCCAGGTGTGTTGCAGCGCCTGGCCTGGTCATACCTAGCTGTAGCCTGCCTGGATCTGTTGGTGGCGAGAGGTCATCTTGACATCCTTACAACG GATGCTTGGTGGTCCCCCGGCCTTGACATCTTGCTGTATTGGCCAGCCTGGCTGTGCGTGCTTCTCTTAGAAATCATCTGGCTATGCCTCACTTTCCTACTTCCTGTACCAGATTGCCCAAC AGGCTACCTGGGTCCAGGTGGGATTGGGGACATGGGCCTGTATGCTAACTGCACCGGTGGAGCGGCTGCTTTCATCGACAGATGGCTGCTTGGAGTAAACCACATCTACCAGACTCCCTCATCACGG GGCATTTATGCAACTCATATGCCATATGATCCAGAAGGTGTTCTTGGCAGCATCAACTCTATCCTCATGGCTTTTCTTGGATTACAG GCAGGAAAAATAATCTTACACTACAGAGATCTCCACACAAGTATCATGTCAAGGTTTCTTATATGGGGTCTGTTATTG GGAGTCATATCAGCAGTTCTGACCAAGTGTTCCACAGACCAGGGCTTCATTCCTGTCAACAAGAACCTATG GTCTCTGTCCTATGTGACAACACTGGCCTGTTTTGCGTATGTGCTGCTAGTACTGATgtactacacagtggatgtgaaGAAGTGGTGGTCTGGAGCACCTTTCTACTACCCTG GTATGAACTCCATCCTTGTGTATGTGGGCCATGAAGTGTTTGAGGAGTACTTCCCCTTCCGTTGGCGCATGGCCAACAGCCAATCCCACACTGAGCATCTCACCCAGAACCTTGTGGCTACTTCCTGTTGGATCTTCATCTCCTACGTGCTCTACAGAAAGAAGATTTTCTTGACAATTTAG
- the hgsnat gene encoding heparan-alpha-glucosaminide N-acetyltransferase isoform X1, whose translation MAKTKLKKNSKHISSVVGVKAIQKEMTQPEKYDMFTFAAITLVVAVCVVPLTAEISTSGFPHHKHLVLRMDEAFLTVNNELDHEVVVSWMSERCYHCLYQQLGVVPAGPSAGQPSSVDFVVSTQHEITLQLNSTSVNLELCTVPFHFGEHGNYSLWVKNLSDSSVVNCSIVTDADPVNSYIPILVAFLIFAGLALVSAIGKTILGLDVVKSILFRIGGSMETERLINSELGSPGRTVATVTDNILPPAPSPSKRLRSLDTFRGVALVIMVFVNYGGGRYWFFRHESWNGLTVADLVFPWFVFIMGTSIALSINSLLRAGSTRCSLLRKVVWRSLQLFIIGVFIINPNYCQGPLSWDNLRIPGVLQRLAWSYLAVACLDLLVARGHLDILTTDAWWSPGLDILLYWPAWLCVLLLEIIWLCLTFLLPVPDCPTGYLGPGGIGDMGLYANCTGGAAAFIDRWLLGVNHIYQTPSSRGIYATHMPYDPEGVLGSINSILMAFLGLQAGKIILHYRDLHTSIMSRFLIWGLLLGVISAVLTKCSTDQGFIPVNKNLWSLSYVTTLACFAYVLLVLMYYTVDVKKWWSGAPFYYPGMNSILVYVGHEVFEEYFPFRWRMANSQSHTEHLTQNLVATSCWIFISYVLYRKKIFLTI comes from the exons ATGGCAAAAACGAAACTGAAGAAGAACTCAAAACACATATCTTCAGTCGTAGGGGTGAAGGCAATACAGAAAGAAATGACACAACCAGAGAAATATGATATGTTTACCTTTGCTGCCATTACTTTGGTTGTAGCTGTTTGCGTGGTACCACTGACAGCTGAAATATCTACCT CTGGCTTCCCTCATCATAAGCACTTAGTCCTGAGGATGGATGAGGCATTTCTGACAGTCAACAATGAGCTGGACCACGAGGTGGTGGTGTCCTGGATGTCAGAGCGCTGCTACCAT TGTTTGTACCAGCAGCTAGGGGTGGTACCTGCAGGTCCCAGTGCTGGCCAGCCCAGTTCAGTAGACTTTGTTGTGAGCACACAGCATGAAATTACACTACAGCTCAACAGCACTTCTGTCAACCTGGAGCTCTGCAC agTTCCTTTCCATTTTGGGGAGCACGGCAACTACTCTCTGTGGGTGAAAAATCTGAGTGACTCCTCAGTAGTCAACTGCTCCATAGTGACTGATGCAGACCCCGTCAACAGCTACATAC CGATCTTGGTAGCTTTTCTTATCTTTGCTGGACTGGCCTTGGTGTCTGCCATTGGAAAAACAATATTAGG GCTCGATGTAGTGAAGAGTATCCTCTTCCGAATTGGCGGCTccatggagacagagaggctcATTAActct GAACTGGGCTCCCCTGGAAGGACAGTGGCAACAGTTACTGACAACATCCTTCCTCCAGCACCCAGCCCCAGCAAGAGGCTGCGGTCTCTGGACACATTCAGAGG TGTTGCTTTAGTCATTATGGTGTTTGTGAACTATGGAGGGGGACGATACTGGTTCTTTAGACACGAAAGCTGGAATG GCCTTACTGTTGCAGATCTAGTCTTCCCTTG GTTTGTGTTTATAATGGGGACATCCATCGCCCTGTCTATCAACTCCCTGCTCCGTGCAGGCTCAACTCGCTGCTCACTGCTGAGGAAAGTTGTGTGGAGgagcctgcagctcttcatcatCGGGGTCTTCATCATCAACCCAAACTACTGCCAGGGACCAT TATCTTGGGACAACCTGCGGATCCCAGGTGTGTTGCAGCGCCTGGCCTGGTCATACCTAGCTGTAGCCTGCCTGGATCTGTTGGTGGCGAGAGGTCATCTTGACATCCTTACAACG GATGCTTGGTGGTCCCCCGGCCTTGACATCTTGCTGTATTGGCCAGCCTGGCTGTGCGTGCTTCTCTTAGAAATCATCTGGCTATGCCTCACTTTCCTACTTCCTGTACCAGATTGCCCAAC AGGCTACCTGGGTCCAGGTGGGATTGGGGACATGGGCCTGTATGCTAACTGCACCGGTGGAGCGGCTGCTTTCATCGACAGATGGCTGCTTGGAGTAAACCACATCTACCAGACTCCCTCATCACGG GGCATTTATGCAACTCATATGCCATATGATCCAGAAGGTGTTCTTGGCAGCATCAACTCTATCCTCATGGCTTTTCTTGGATTACAG GCAGGAAAAATAATCTTACACTACAGAGATCTCCACACAAGTATCATGTCAAGGTTTCTTATATGGGGTCTGTTATTG GGAGTCATATCAGCAGTTCTGACCAAGTGTTCCACAGACCAGGGCTTCATTCCTGTCAACAAGAACCTATG GTCTCTGTCCTATGTGACAACACTGGCCTGTTTTGCGTATGTGCTGCTAGTACTGATgtactacacagtggatgtgaaGAAGTGGTGGTCTGGAGCACCTTTCTACTACCCTG GTATGAACTCCATCCTTGTGTATGTGGGCCATGAAGTGTTTGAGGAGTACTTCCCCTTCCGTTGGCGCATGGCCAACAGCCAATCCCACACTGAGCATCTCACCCAGAACCTTGTGGCTACTTCCTGTTGGATCTTCATCTCCTACGTGCTCTACAGAAAGAAGATTTTCTTGACAATTTAG
- the hgsnat gene encoding heparan-alpha-glucosaminide N-acetyltransferase isoform X3: METERLINSELGSPGRTVATVTDNILPPAPSPSKRLRSLDTFRGVALVIMVFVNYGGGRYWFFRHESWNGLTVADLVFPWFVFIMGTSIALSINSLLRAGSTRCSLLRKVVWRSLQLFIIGVFIINPNYCQGPLSWDNLRIPGVLQRLAWSYLAVACLDLLVARGHLDILTTDAWWSPGLDILLYWPAWLCVLLLEIIWLCLTFLLPVPDCPTGYLGPGGIGDMGLYANCTGGAAAFIDRWLLGVNHIYQTPSSRGIYATHMPYDPEGVLGSINSILMAFLGLQAGKIILHYRDLHTSIMSRFLIWGLLLGVISAVLTKCSTDQGFIPVNKNLWSLSYVTTLACFAYVLLVLMYYTVDVKKWWSGAPFYYPGMNSILVYVGHEVFEEYFPFRWRMANSQSHTEHLTQNLVATSCWIFISYVLYRKKIFLTI; encoded by the exons atggagacagagaggctcATTAActct GAACTGGGCTCCCCTGGAAGGACAGTGGCAACAGTTACTGACAACATCCTTCCTCCAGCACCCAGCCCCAGCAAGAGGCTGCGGTCTCTGGACACATTCAGAGG TGTTGCTTTAGTCATTATGGTGTTTGTGAACTATGGAGGGGGACGATACTGGTTCTTTAGACACGAAAGCTGGAATG GCCTTACTGTTGCAGATCTAGTCTTCCCTTG GTTTGTGTTTATAATGGGGACATCCATCGCCCTGTCTATCAACTCCCTGCTCCGTGCAGGCTCAACTCGCTGCTCACTGCTGAGGAAAGTTGTGTGGAGgagcctgcagctcttcatcatCGGGGTCTTCATCATCAACCCAAACTACTGCCAGGGACCAT TATCTTGGGACAACCTGCGGATCCCAGGTGTGTTGCAGCGCCTGGCCTGGTCATACCTAGCTGTAGCCTGCCTGGATCTGTTGGTGGCGAGAGGTCATCTTGACATCCTTACAACG GATGCTTGGTGGTCCCCCGGCCTTGACATCTTGCTGTATTGGCCAGCCTGGCTGTGCGTGCTTCTCTTAGAAATCATCTGGCTATGCCTCACTTTCCTACTTCCTGTACCAGATTGCCCAAC AGGCTACCTGGGTCCAGGTGGGATTGGGGACATGGGCCTGTATGCTAACTGCACCGGTGGAGCGGCTGCTTTCATCGACAGATGGCTGCTTGGAGTAAACCACATCTACCAGACTCCCTCATCACGG GGCATTTATGCAACTCATATGCCATATGATCCAGAAGGTGTTCTTGGCAGCATCAACTCTATCCTCATGGCTTTTCTTGGATTACAG GCAGGAAAAATAATCTTACACTACAGAGATCTCCACACAAGTATCATGTCAAGGTTTCTTATATGGGGTCTGTTATTG GGAGTCATATCAGCAGTTCTGACCAAGTGTTCCACAGACCAGGGCTTCATTCCTGTCAACAAGAACCTATG GTCTCTGTCCTATGTGACAACACTGGCCTGTTTTGCGTATGTGCTGCTAGTACTGATgtactacacagtggatgtgaaGAAGTGGTGGTCTGGAGCACCTTTCTACTACCCTG GTATGAACTCCATCCTTGTGTATGTGGGCCATGAAGTGTTTGAGGAGTACTTCCCCTTCCGTTGGCGCATGGCCAACAGCCAATCCCACACTGAGCATCTCACCCAGAACCTTGTGGCTACTTCCTGTTGGATCTTCATCTCCTACGTGCTCTACAGAAAGAAGATTTTCTTGACAATTTAG